In the Clostridia bacterium genome, one interval contains:
- the kdpB gene encoding potassium-transporting ATPase subunit KdpB: MSKKQQGTQAVWDTGIVRRAAWDSILKLRPRAVMRNPVMFVVEVGSVVTTTLLIRNIARGVPFGFALQITVWLWFTVLFANFAEAMAEGRGKAQADTLRRAKSETLANRLLPDGGVEQVPSAKLRAGDLVRVSAGEFIPGDGEIIEGVASVDESAITGESAPVIRESGGDRSAVTGGTRVLSDEITVGITSNPGETFLDRMISLVEGASRQKTPNEIALNILLAGLTIIFLLAVVTLQPFAVYSGAPQTIFVLVALLVCLIPTTIGGLLSAIGIAGMDRLIQRNVLAMSGRAVEAAGDVNTLLLDKTGTITFGNRQATEFICAPGVTPGELADAAQLSSLADETPEGRSVVVLAKEKYGLRGRELASHEAHFLPFTAQTRMSGVNLDGREIRKGAFDAVMRYVEQGGSTVAAEVREAADKIASSGGTPLVVAQNGKAIGVIHLKDVVKGGMRERFAQFRSMGIRTVMITGDNPLTAAAIAREAGVDDFLAEATPEDKMKLIRKEQADGKLVAMTGDGTNDAPALAQADVGVAMNTGTQAAKEAGNMVDLDSNPTKLIEVVEIGKQLLMTRGALTTFSIANDVAKYFAIIPAMFAAAFPVLNALNIMGLKTPQSAILSAVIFNALIIVVLIPLALRGVAYRALSAEALLRRNLLVYGVGGLIAPFVGIKLIDVLITAIGLA; this comes from the coding sequence ATGAGCAAGAAGCAGCAAGGTACGCAGGCTGTTTGGGATACAGGTATCGTCCGTCGCGCCGCATGGGACTCGATCCTCAAACTGAGGCCGCGCGCCGTGATGCGCAATCCGGTTATGTTTGTGGTTGAAGTGGGTTCCGTTGTCACGACTACCCTTTTGATCCGCAACATAGCGCGAGGAGTGCCGTTTGGATTTGCCCTGCAGATCACGGTTTGGCTGTGGTTCACGGTACTGTTTGCAAACTTCGCCGAAGCGATGGCCGAAGGCCGAGGGAAAGCTCAGGCCGACACGTTGAGGCGTGCAAAGTCTGAGACGCTCGCAAACCGATTGCTTCCCGATGGCGGAGTCGAGCAGGTGCCCAGCGCGAAGCTCCGCGCTGGGGACCTGGTGCGCGTCAGCGCTGGCGAGTTCATTCCCGGCGATGGCGAGATCATCGAGGGCGTCGCCTCAGTGGATGAATCGGCGATTACTGGAGAATCTGCGCCTGTCATTCGCGAATCCGGAGGCGACCGATCAGCCGTGACCGGCGGAACCCGGGTTCTAAGCGATGAGATCACGGTAGGCATCACATCGAACCCAGGCGAGACATTCCTTGACCGTATGATTTCGCTCGTCGAGGGCGCCTCACGGCAGAAAACTCCGAACGAGATCGCGCTGAACATCCTGCTGGCAGGTCTCACAATCATCTTCCTGTTGGCCGTTGTTACGCTCCAGCCATTTGCGGTGTACAGCGGAGCGCCTCAGACAATCTTTGTGCTCGTTGCACTTCTCGTATGCCTCATCCCGACGACGATCGGCGGCCTGCTCTCAGCAATCGGCATCGCAGGCATGGACCGCCTGATCCAGCGCAACGTGCTCGCGATGTCGGGTCGAGCTGTTGAGGCTGCTGGCGATGTCAACACTCTGCTGCTCGACAAGACAGGCACGATCACCTTCGGCAACCGCCAAGCCACCGAGTTTATTTGCGCGCCCGGTGTGACACCGGGCGAACTTGCTGACGCCGCACAGCTCTCGTCGCTCGCCGATGAGACTCCTGAGGGGCGCTCTGTTGTCGTGTTGGCCAAAGAGAAGTACGGGCTGCGCGGTCGGGAGCTCGCATCGCACGAGGCACACTTCTTACCATTCACTGCGCAAACCCGGATGTCCGGCGTAAACCTCGACGGCCGTGAGATTCGAAAGGGCGCATTCGACGCTGTAATGCGGTACGTCGAACAGGGCGGCTCAACAGTCGCTGCCGAGGTCCGAGAAGCTGCGGACAAGATCGCCTCCTCCGGCGGCACTCCGCTCGTCGTCGCGCAGAATGGTAAAGCGATAGGCGTAATTCATCTCAAGGATGTCGTGAAGGGCGGGATGCGCGAGCGCTTCGCTCAATTTCGTTCGATGGGCATCCGCACTGTGATGATCACCGGCGACAATCCGCTCACTGCGGCAGCGATCGCACGTGAGGCGGGCGTTGACGACTTTCTTGCTGAGGCGACTCCAGAAGACAAGATGAAGCTCATCCGTAAGGAGCAAGCCGATGGCAAGCTAGTGGCGATGACTGGAGACGGAACAAACGATGCTCCGGCTTTGGCCCAGGCGGACGTCGGGGTCGCCATGAACACCGGAACCCAAGCCGCAAAAGAAGCAGGCAACATGGTCGATCTCGATTCAAACCCGACGAAGCTCATCGAAGTGGTCGAGATCGGCAAACAGTTGTTGATGACACGGGGCGCGCTGACGACCTTTTCCATCGCAAATGACGTGGCGAAGTACTTCGCCATCATCCCAGCGATGTTTGCCGCCGCGTTTCCCGTGCTGAACGCATTGAACATCATGGGATTGAAGACGCCGCAGTCTGCCATTCTCTCGGCGGTGATTTTCAATGCGTTGATTATCGTCGTTCTCATACCGCTTGCCCTTCGGGGAGTCGCTTACCGGGCGCTGAGCGCAGAGGCGCTTCTGCGACGCAATCTGCTCGTGTATGGAGTGGGCGGCTTGATCGCACCATTCGTCGGCATCAAGCTGATTGATGTTCTGATCACCGCGATAGGGCTTGCGTGA
- the kdpA gene encoding potassium-transporting ATPase subunit KdpA, with protein sequence MAAQGWLQIGLFFACVIAVTKPLGAYMALLFERQSTFLDPVVRPIERLLYRLARVDEEHEMRWMEYSGAMLAFSIVSMLVLYLLQRAQAMLPFNPQGLGAVSSDLAFNTSASFTTNTNWQAYGGESTMSYLTQMAGMAYQNFTSAAVGLAIAIALIRGIARKQRDSIGNFWVDVTRAVLWVLLPICVVYCVFLVSQGVVQNLSPYTTVQLVQSQQRADGSIRTSQVIAQGPVASQEAIKMLGTNGGGFFNANSSHPFENPTPLSNFVEIFSIFAIPTGLTYTLGRMTKSQRHGWAVFAAMAVLFFAGVATAYWAESQPNPLFQGVDQQNTPLQPGGNMEGKEVRFGIANSALFATVTTDASCGAVNSMHDSLMPLGGLGALTNILLGEVVFGGVGAGLYGILIFVILTVFIAGLMVGRTPEYLGKKIEAYDVKMAMLAVLILPVSILVFTAISSVSGFGLSSLNNSGPHGLSEILYAFTSATGNNGSAFAGLNANTRWYNTATGIAMLIGRFMVIIPVLAIAGNLARKNITPPSAGTFPVTSPTFAVLLTAVIVIVGALTFFPVLSLGPILEDLLMHAGKAF encoded by the coding sequence ATGGCAGCGCAAGGGTGGTTGCAGATCGGACTGTTCTTCGCGTGCGTGATCGCAGTGACAAAGCCGCTTGGCGCTTACATGGCACTTCTTTTCGAGCGCCAGTCGACCTTCCTCGACCCGGTCGTAAGGCCCATTGAACGGCTGCTCTATCGGCTGGCGAGAGTTGATGAAGAGCACGAGATGCGTTGGATGGAGTACTCCGGCGCGATGTTGGCTTTCAGCATCGTTTCGATGTTGGTGCTTTACCTGCTTCAACGTGCACAGGCCATGCTGCCGTTTAACCCGCAGGGACTCGGCGCCGTCAGTTCCGATCTTGCATTCAACACTTCCGCATCGTTTACAACCAACACGAACTGGCAGGCGTACGGTGGCGAGTCCACCATGTCGTACCTGACGCAGATGGCAGGCATGGCGTACCAGAACTTTACATCCGCCGCCGTCGGACTCGCGATAGCCATCGCACTCATCCGCGGGATCGCTCGCAAGCAGCGCGATTCGATCGGAAACTTCTGGGTTGATGTGACCCGAGCAGTGCTCTGGGTGTTGCTGCCAATCTGTGTTGTTTATTGTGTATTCCTTGTGTCGCAGGGAGTTGTTCAGAACCTCAGTCCGTACACAACGGTCCAACTCGTCCAGTCACAGCAGAGAGCTGATGGCTCGATACGAACCTCCCAGGTCATTGCGCAAGGCCCTGTGGCCTCGCAAGAGGCAATCAAGATGCTGGGCACGAATGGTGGCGGCTTTTTTAACGCGAATAGCTCGCACCCGTTTGAAAACCCAACACCGCTGTCCAACTTCGTCGAGATCTTCTCGATCTTCGCGATTCCCACAGGTCTGACTTACACGCTGGGACGAATGACCAAAAGCCAACGCCACGGCTGGGCTGTGTTCGCAGCCATGGCGGTGCTCTTTTTCGCTGGCGTAGCCACCGCCTACTGGGCTGAATCTCAGCCTAACCCGCTTTTCCAGGGTGTAGACCAGCAGAACACGCCGCTTCAGCCTGGCGGGAATATGGAAGGCAAGGAGGTCCGCTTCGGGATCGCCAACTCCGCTCTGTTCGCCACCGTTACCACGGATGCGAGCTGTGGCGCCGTCAACTCCATGCACGACTCGTTGATGCCACTTGGCGGACTCGGCGCGCTGACCAACATTCTACTGGGCGAAGTAGTGTTCGGCGGTGTTGGAGCAGGCCTCTACGGGATTCTCATCTTCGTCATCCTGACCGTATTCATCGCGGGACTTATGGTCGGGCGTACCCCTGAGTATCTCGGCAAGAAGATCGAAGCCTACGACGTCAAGATGGCAATGCTTGCGGTGCTGATACTCCCGGTTTCAATCCTCGTCTTCACCGCGATTTCGTCGGTGTCCGGGTTCGGACTATCGAGCCTCAACAACTCAGGGCCACACGGGCTGTCGGAGATCCTGTACGCCTTTACTTCTGCGACGGGTAACAACGGCTCGGCGTTCGCAGGCCTGAATGCAAACACACGGTGGTACAACACCGCCACGGGGATTGCGATGCTGATCGGCCGGTTCATGGTCATTATTCCCGTGCTCGCAATCGCGGGAAATTTGGCACGCAAGAACATCACTCCACCATCGGCGGGAACGTTCCCTGTGACCTCGCCCACGTTTGCCGTGCTGCTCACTGCGGTGATTGTGATTGTCGGTGCGTTGACGTTCTTCCCGGTGCTGAGCCTGGGGCCAATTCTCGAAGACCTGCTGATGCACGCAGGGAAGGCTTTCTGA
- a CDS encoding response regulator transcription factor, whose protein sequence is MTNSRILVVDDEPQITRVLRATLSAQRYDIRVANDGDTALEIMKDWTPDLVITDVSMPNMDGLALCRELRTRSQVPIIVLSVKEDERTKIKALDLGADDYVTKPFNLNELVARVRAHLRRAPAAGEETHIQAGDFDIDLAGHVVNVRGDEVRLTPKEFDLLVYLARHAGKVVPHRTLLAAVWGSDHAEQSEYLRVFVGQLRKKIESASVPKRYIVTERWIGYRFLPEGERPSSR, encoded by the coding sequence ATGACGAACTCGCGCATTCTCGTTGTGGACGATGAACCGCAGATTACCCGCGTTCTTCGGGCTACCTTGTCCGCCCAGCGGTACGACATAAGAGTGGCGAACGATGGCGACACCGCACTCGAGATCATGAAAGACTGGACGCCTGACTTGGTCATCACAGATGTCTCGATGCCGAACATGGACGGTCTTGCGTTGTGCCGCGAGTTGAGAACGCGCTCGCAGGTTCCCATCATTGTGCTTTCGGTCAAAGAAGACGAACGCACTAAGATCAAAGCCTTGGACCTTGGAGCTGACGATTATGTAACGAAACCGTTCAATTTGAACGAACTCGTCGCTCGTGTCCGGGCGCACTTGCGCCGAGCGCCCGCGGCTGGGGAAGAGACACACATTCAGGCAGGCGACTTCGACATTGACCTCGCAGGGCACGTCGTCAATGTAAGGGGCGACGAAGTCCGCCTGACGCCAAAGGAATTTGACCTACTCGTTTACCTCGCGCGTCATGCCGGCAAAGTTGTTCCGCATCGAACCTTGTTAGCTGCTGTCTGGGGCTCTGATCACGCAGAACAATCGGAGTACCTCCGCGTCTTTGTTGGCCAACTGAGAAAGAAGATCGAATCCGCGAGCGTACCCAAGCGCTACATCGTGACTGAGCGATGGATCGGATATCGGTTCCTCCCCGAAGGCGAACGCCCCTCCTCGCGCTAG
- a CDS encoding universal stress protein → MTKTPEQWLEEIAPVKEKGVFKLFLGYAPGVGKTYAMLSEALRRASRGEDVVAGVIETHGRKAVAELASKLPPVQRRKLEYKGTIFEEMDVDAILNRTPQVALVDELAHTNIDGSKHRKRYDDVIELLGAKIDVLSTMNVQHIESLGPTIAQITGIQVRETVPDWVMQRVDEIVLADVTPQALQRRMERGDIYPTDRAERALGHFFRPGNLIALRELALRQVTQVVDRSLDAYLAKEGIEQAPPVRERIAVCISSNPAAQYLIARGSRMAQAIGGDFFVLYVDIGRDTRSQDQKTLADNIRFAENLGARVVKTTGKSIAEEVAKFVREEHITQVIFGRSARTGLQKYLYLSAIHKFLRDAPAVDVHIVTQEVR, encoded by the coding sequence ATGACGAAGACGCCGGAACAGTGGCTCGAAGAGATCGCCCCCGTTAAGGAGAAGGGTGTTTTCAAGCTGTTCCTTGGTTATGCGCCAGGAGTGGGCAAGACTTACGCGATGCTTAGCGAGGCACTACGTCGTGCAAGCCGCGGCGAGGACGTCGTTGCGGGCGTAATCGAGACTCACGGTCGGAAAGCCGTCGCGGAATTAGCTTCAAAGCTTCCTCCGGTTCAACGACGCAAACTGGAATACAAGGGTACGATCTTTGAAGAAATGGACGTCGATGCCATTCTGAATCGTACGCCGCAGGTGGCTCTCGTCGATGAGCTCGCGCATACCAACATCGACGGTAGCAAGCATCGCAAGCGCTACGACGATGTTATCGAACTCCTCGGCGCCAAGATCGATGTGCTGTCCACTATGAATGTTCAGCACATCGAAAGCCTCGGCCCTACAATCGCTCAGATCACCGGCATTCAGGTTCGTGAAACAGTGCCGGACTGGGTCATGCAGCGAGTTGATGAGATTGTGCTCGCAGACGTCACCCCGCAGGCGTTGCAACGCCGGATGGAGCGCGGCGACATATATCCGACGGATCGCGCCGAACGAGCACTGGGTCACTTCTTCAGACCCGGAAACCTGATCGCGCTGCGAGAGCTGGCCCTTCGGCAGGTGACGCAGGTCGTCGACCGGAGCCTTGATGCCTACCTTGCCAAAGAAGGCATTGAGCAGGCTCCTCCTGTGCGTGAACGGATTGCCGTATGTATCAGCTCGAATCCCGCAGCACAGTACTTGATCGCCAGAGGTTCACGAATGGCGCAGGCAATTGGCGGCGACTTCTTTGTTCTCTACGTTGATATTGGGCGGGACACGCGATCGCAAGACCAGAAGACGTTAGCGGATAACATTCGCTTCGCGGAGAACCTGGGCGCCCGTGTTGTGAAAACGACCGGCAAAAGTATCGCCGAGGAAGTGGCAAAGTTCGTCCGCGAGGAACACATTACGCAGGTGATCTTTGGTCGCTCAGCCCGCACCGGCCTCCAGAAGTACTTATACCTATCTGCAATTCACAAATTCCTTCGAGACGCTCCCGCCGTCGACGTCCATATCGTCACGCAGGAGGTGCGATGA